One Anopheles marshallii chromosome 3, idAnoMarsDA_429_01, whole genome shotgun sequence genomic region harbors:
- the LOC128712871 gene encoding uncharacterized protein LOC128712871, whose product MQRSSKLSVAFLLSLASCQVLLVFGGPNVFDSAVTFGAKRANYTQCYSASVKANIFSLVPITRIVTFTPKMHVRYITVASKTNGKLSARIVQGGVNMDTLRPISVALTSDYGGRLYAEVNAYCGN is encoded by the exons ATGCAGCGATCGAGTAAATTATCCGTTGCATTTCTGCTTTCGCTCGCATCATGTCAAGTTCTGTTGGTTTTCGGCGGTCCGAATGTTTTCGATTCTGCCGTCACGTTCGGTGCGAAGCGCGCCAACTACACACAGTGCTATTCTGCGTCGGTTAAGGCGAACATCTtcagtctggtaccgatcacAAGGATCGTTACCTTCACACCGAAG ATGCACGTGCGGTATATAACGGTTGCGtccaaaacaaatggaaaattgtcgGCCCGGATTGTGCAAGGCGGCGTGAACATGGACACTTTACGGCCGATCAGTGTCGCACTCACATCGGACTACGGTGGACGACTTTATGCGGAAGTGAACGCATACTGTGGCAATTAG